In the Helianthus annuus cultivar XRQ/B chromosome 11, HanXRQr2.0-SUNRISE, whole genome shotgun sequence genome, one interval contains:
- the LOC110890387 gene encoding tryptophan aminotransferase-related protein 4, whose product MNKMKNNCYGICFFISIAINILLCTGIYMYIGGARWEDMKQEISWQSSLALTWSEKAAAEAEAVAAASCSGHGRAFVDRLTSDGQPVCECFNCYSGSECSVYSVECAAVATSGDLTFLEPFWIQNAANTAVVISGWHRMSYNYADATKMLKDLENCIRKLHSIARNAVTEGRYMVFGVGSAQLLSAAVYALSSGNSSSPSNVLASIPFYWLFRDQTSFFSSKYFEFEGNTNSLQSKNSTNNRDVIEFVTSPNNPDGELKKPVFGGKAIYDQVFYWPHFTPIPEPSDQDIMIFSLSKLTGHAGSRFGWAIIKDRDVYEKILSYTSKAAVGISQDTQLRALKILQTTIDEDGKPFFEFAYTKMTERWDRLTSVFSKSTRFSLQNRHPFHCNYFNETRLPTPAFAWVKCEREEDNDCRSVLEAGKIISLSGSQLSATDRYTRVSLTVRQDDFELLMIRFTNLISLENGSLQTM is encoded by the exons ATGAACAAAATGAAGAACAACTGTTATGGAATTTGTTTCTTTATTTCTATAGCAATCAATATACTACTTTGTACaggtatatatatgtatataggtgGAGCTCGGTGGGAAGATATGAAACAGGAGATTAGTTGGCAGTCGTCGTTGGCGTTGACATGGAGCGAGAAGGCAGCGGCGGAGGCGGAGGCGGTTGCAGCAGCCTCATGCTCCGGCCATGGTAGAGCTTTTGTTGACCGTTTGACTTCTGATGGTCAACCTGTTTGTGAGTGCTTTAACTGTTATAGTGGGTCTGAGTGCTCTGTGTATTCTGTTGAATGTGCTGCAGTTGCCACAAG TGGGGATCTTACATTCCTTGAGCCATTTTGGATTCAAAACGCAGCCAATACTGCAGTTGTCATATCGGGCTGGCATCGTATGAGTTACAACTACGCTGACGCCACTAAGATGTTAAAAGACCTCGAAAATTGCATTCGTAAGCTACATTCCATAGCCAGGAATGCAGTCACTGAAGGACGATACATGGTCTTCGGTGTCGGGTCAGCCCAACTTCTAAGTGCAGCGGTTTACGCTCTTTCTTCTGGAAACTCTTCTTCACCGTCCAACGTCCTCGCTTCCATACCGTTCTATTGG CTGTTCAGGGATCAGACCAGCTTCTTTAGCTCCAAGTATTTTGAGTTTGAAGGAAACACAAACTCATTGCAATCGAAAAATTCAACAAATAACCGGGATGTGATTGAATTTGTAACCTCACCAAACAATCCAGATGGGGAGTTGAAGAAGCCGGTATTTGGAGGCAAGGCAATATATGATCAGGTCTTCTATTGGCCACATTTTACACCTATCCCGGAGCCTTCGGATCAGGATATCATGATTTTCTCTCTTTCTAAGCTCACAGGCCACGCTGGTTCACGTTTTGG GTGGGCAATTATAAAAGATAGAGATGTATATGAAAAGATTTTATCATATACCTCCAAGGCTGCTGTGGGGATCTCACAAGATACCCAACTAAGAGCTTTGAAGATTTTACAAACAACAATAGATGAAGATGGAAAACCGTTTTTTGAATTTGCTTACACCAAGATGACAGAGCGTTGGGATAGGTTAACTTCTGTCTTCTCAAAATCAACTAGATTTTCACTCCAGAATAGACACCCTTTTCACTGCAATTACTTCAACGAAACTAGGCTACCAACTCCAG CTTTCGCATGGGTGAAATGTGAAAGAGAAGAAGACAACGACTGTCGCTCAGTGCTAGAAGCAGGAAAAATCATAAGCCTAAGTGGAAGCCAATTAAGTGCCACAGATCGTTATACACGAGTTAGCCTCACTGTGAGACAAGATGACTTCGAGTTGCTTATGATACGATTCACCAACCTAATATCTCTTGAAAATGGTAGTCTCCAAACAATGTGA